DNA from Clarias gariepinus isolate MV-2021 ecotype Netherlands chromosome 23, CGAR_prim_01v2, whole genome shotgun sequence:
ATCGCAAGATGCTTCACTATATTGCAGTCCTGGTGGACGTGGGATAACGTAGACCGAGCAGATCTCTGGCACAACTGCATCTATGACAACACGACAGACACCATGATGTGCACCTCTGCGTCTGAGAACGGTACATACGCTCATGCTCTCTGAACggataaaaacagaaacaaatgatAATCTTTCTTACTGTTCTCTGACGGAGGTCTTTTGTGTCGCAGATTGGTTGCAGTCGGTGCAGGCGCTCATGGTCCTGTCCGTGATCCTCTCCTCCCTCTCCATCATAGTGTTCATTTGGCAGCTCTTCACCACTTCCAGGAGGGGGCTCTTCTACTTCAGTGGGCTTTCTCAGATATTTGCAGGTTAAATACTTGGTAttcataacatttaaaatgcctGAAGAAAGTAGTATTTAAACATAGTTTCAGAGTTATGAATGTAAGAATTTTTAGTTTCAAGGCTGACAGTCTTGTCATGTATAAAAGAAATGGGGaaatctgtctctttctgtgcGACAGTTTATTTGATTCAACTCATCAATAAGAGTCGACTCACTGCCATTTCCCGCCCTAAACTACCCAATTTGCTATTTTATACCATGTGACTGTTTATACCATCGCCTTGTTTTCTTGTAAATGACACGTTTAAGTAGGGCTGTAGTTTGAATCACATTGTTATTTGAATAAACGAATTAAAGACTATTTTATAATAGAATATGgagaatttaaaaaacaatctgGCTCCCATATTTTTAATTCTGGAAACGGATCTTTTTCATAATTCCTGAGAACCGATTCGCATAAAAGAGCTGACTCCTTCCCAAAAAACCTAGTAACGTGGTATTTAACAGTAGTATTAGGAGTTTAAATTGTTGTTgctagtcttttggctgctcccttCGTGGGGTCGCCACATCAGACTATCCGATTCGCACACAACTTGAGACAGGTTTTACGctgaatgcccttcctgacagaACCGCGTCATTttacccgggcttgggaccagcacttgATCCAGTTGCTGGGGTTTGAGGCATTAGCTGGGAAACAAACCTTAGGCTTTCCACATGGCacaattatttactttaattacgTTGAATATATAATTTACCAAATGTTCGGCTATACTGTGTGCTTACAATTTTGAACAGATTTGtaaacacaaggctgaatgAGTGCCAGCATCCACCTTCAGGCAAGCTGTTGAATTAAGAGTTGGTACAGTCCAGTGTTATCTAACCAGCAAACTTACGTTCTACCAAATGTAACCTACAATATAcctctaaaatataaaataaattataatatcttaataaataacattgcaAGCAGCACAATTAATATGTACATGCAGCTTTCCTTACAACAAGGAAATGTTTACGCACATAATAAACGTCTgttaatcttaaaaataataactgcCGAGTGCACGTGCCTTCGCTTAAGTGCCAAACGAGTCGGTCACGTGATTCAGGCAACCGCCAGGCTTCGTTTGTTCGATtgtttgtcacgtgactctcaggGACCCGACACGATGCGAGGCTTGGTTTGGACACGCCCCCGTCGTCACAGTGACGTCACTAGTAATGAGATCATTCATTGATGAGATGTGAGGAGTTATTCTGTGTGTCAGTGAGTAAATAAAGGCAACCATGCATCTATGTTAACAGTTAGaagcaaaataaattttaatttgtccGTAGTTTGCTGAATGCACAATGCTATGAGGTTATTAAGTCATAGTACCTTCTACTTTCTTCCACATTACTCTATCTCTTAGGTCTGGCCACATTTGCAGCTGTCCTGATCTACACTTTCCAAAGAAAAGAGATCCTCCAGCACCCCCAGAAGCGGCATGATGGTCATTTCGGCTACTGCTTCATCCTGGCCTGGGTGTGTGTTCCCCTGCTGTTCAGCAGTGGGGTTATCTATGTCCACCTGCGCAAGAAAACACACACCGCAGCCTGAAGGACCGACACTTAACCCAGCGAGTCGGCTCTTTGTATCGACTCTTTTAGGTGAACTTTGAGAGTTGACTCCCATTTATGAACTGtatttttcccctctttttcttttcgttCTGTAGGTTTAGGAAGTGCTAGTGTGTTTGAATTGTCAAGAACAAAATTCCAAACTGTTTTATTGTGAATGATGAGACGCTTTATTGtaaatcattattatatatactgcACCGCTTACCATCTTCCCATAGATGGCGCTGCTGTCCAGGCTGATGCTTCATCAGACTCTTTGTATTGATCTGATCAGTTAAAATCCTATATTTTTTCATAGAATATTTTTGTGTGACCAAAAACAGAGCTGGCAGCATCCATATTATTCCTACTGAAGTATTGTTTTGgaataatattttcataactgctcttaaatagttttttttttttgtaggtgaTGTCTCATATTGGAAATCTCCATATAGACCTTTGTGGGATATTCTTTGAATGTGATGTTAAGTAATAtattaacacatacagtacatgtattaaTTGTTACAGTATTACTTATCAATAGAGAAGCTTattgttatttgttattattacagGATCGAAATGCTTTaacaatattttgtaataagtACTTTAACATGCTATATGAGCATTTTGTTAATTGTCATAATGAAGAAACATCTGTAAAACCTAACATACCCAAAGGCATTTGTGTTTCTTGAATAGTTCTAAGGGTATGCAAAtaaattttgcacaaaataaCGTTACAAAATTTGTCTACTGAACCTGTTTTGCTGGGTTTTCTATCCTAAGCAAGAAAATGTTACGATTCCCAGACACCCTTTGTTTGTAAAGCACCACGTAAAAACAAGTATGTTTGACCGTTCTGCAGTAAGACTCAGACTCAAAGCAGTGTATACTATTCAGACTTTTTTGAGGCTAGGTCCTGTAAAAGTGTTCAGTAGGAactgatttattataatttgttcCAACAAATGGTGTATAATATACAGTTCCTAATCTACTTTATAGTCTGACTTTCTGATATGAGAAGCATGAGGCGTACCTCTGGCCTGCTCGTCTGGTAGAACCAGTCATGATTTGTATAGTTAGagagcacagagagagagaaagaggcacTTTTGTGAGCTGGAGAGGGGAACAGATACAATACAGATGGAAACACAATATTAGGATACGCCTCATAGGGGAAGATTAAAAGGGAGAAAGTGAAGCTTTCCTCAGATCTATGACAGGTGACTGATTAATGCTGATTGTTTGCTTACGGTGAGGATGAACATGGATGAAGGCTGAAAGAGCAC
Protein-coding regions in this window:
- the emp3a gene encoding epithelial membrane protein 3, coding for MAFLLMFVTLLHLITLAMLFIATMEKSWWTWDNVDRADLWHNCIYDNTTDTMMCTSASENDWLQSVQALMVLSVILSSLSIIVFIWQLFTTSRRGLFYFSGLSQIFAGLATFAAVLIYTFQRKEILQHPQKRHDGHFGYCFILAWVCVPLLFSSGVIYVHLRKKTHTAA